From Chelatococcus sp. YT9, a single genomic window includes:
- a CDS encoding cyclic nucleotide-binding domain-containing protein, which yields MAVSSQYWEELAGGTGMGLNDDLETLSRVPLLSLIEPDALRLLAFAAETRILRAGDILFRRGENADGGYIVVSGAIALDASDDGSPANYIARPGTLLGESALFAECTRPATAIAREPSSVMKMQRGLVHRVLGEFPYSARALHDAIAARLIAFSQELGEIRDTIDAAGAEPAAQAPLDQAPTDQA from the coding sequence ATGGCCGTGTCATCGCAGTATTGGGAAGAGCTTGCAGGCGGCACGGGCATGGGACTGAACGACGACCTCGAAACGTTGAGCCGGGTGCCGCTCCTCTCGTTGATCGAACCCGATGCCTTGCGGCTTCTTGCCTTTGCTGCGGAAACGCGGATTCTCCGAGCGGGCGACATACTGTTCCGCCGGGGCGAGAACGCGGACGGTGGATACATCGTTGTGTCGGGCGCGATAGCGCTGGACGCAAGTGATGACGGCTCTCCGGCAAACTACATCGCGAGGCCCGGCACACTTCTTGGGGAATCCGCGCTCTTCGCGGAGTGCACTCGCCCGGCCACAGCCATCGCGCGGGAGCCATCCAGTGTCATGAAAATGCAGCGGGGCCTCGTGCATCGCGTGTTGGGCGAATTTCCCTATTCAGCCCGCGCGCTTCATGACGCCATTGCGGCGCGGCTCATCGCCTTTTCTCAAGAACTCGGGGAAATTCGCGACACGATCGATGCAGCCGGCGCCGAGCCGGCGGCCCAAGCCCCGCTAGATCAAGCCCCTACAGATCAAGCGTAA
- a CDS encoding YggS family pyridoxal phosphate-dependent enzyme → MASASSIDTSSGSDAATRLAAVRDAIARTAREEGRDPSDVTLVAVSKTFAAAEILPVLEAGQRVFGENRVQEAKAKWPALRERFPGVELHLIGPLQSNKAREAVALFDVIHTLDRESLAAALAKEIPREEAATGRRPRLLVEVNTGLEPQKAGIAPADLDAFLARLRDHHGLAIEGLMCIPPADEPPSAHFALLATLARHHGLPLLSMGMSGDFEQAVMLGATHVRVGSAIFGHRPPL, encoded by the coding sequence ATGGCTAGTGCATCGTCCATCGATACGAGTTCCGGGTCCGACGCTGCGACGCGGCTGGCAGCGGTTCGCGATGCCATTGCCCGCACCGCGCGTGAGGAAGGGCGCGATCCGTCCGACGTGACGCTCGTCGCTGTCTCCAAGACATTCGCCGCAGCGGAAATCCTGCCTGTGCTCGAGGCTGGCCAGCGCGTTTTCGGCGAAAACCGCGTTCAGGAAGCCAAGGCCAAATGGCCGGCGCTCCGGGAGCGCTTTCCGGGCGTCGAGCTCCATCTCATCGGGCCCTTGCAGAGCAACAAGGCCCGCGAGGCCGTGGCCCTGTTCGACGTCATCCACACGCTCGACCGCGAATCACTTGCCGCCGCGCTCGCCAAGGAAATTCCGCGCGAGGAAGCGGCCACCGGCCGCCGCCCCCGCCTCCTAGTCGAGGTCAACACCGGCCTCGAGCCGCAGAAGGCCGGCATTGCTCCGGCGGACCTCGATGCCTTTCTCGCCCGTCTGCGTGACCATCACGGTCTCGCGATCGAGGGCCTGATGTGCATCCCGCCAGCCGATGAACCGCCCTCCGCGCATTTCGCCCTGCTCGCGACGCTCGCGCGCCACCATGGCCTGCCGCTCCTGTCGATGGGCATGAGCGGCGATTTCGAGCAGGCGGTCATGCTCGGCGCGACCCATGTGCGCGTGGGGAGCGCCATTTTCGGGCACCGCCCGCCTCTCTAG
- a CDS encoding L,D-transpeptidase family protein, translated as MKRTTIPVVHVYASPLDRTRGVVVAGALHLPCALGRSGVATVKREGDGHTPRGRFRLLSLTYRADHGRRPRSGLPTRVTRKSDGWCDAPGDRRYNCPVVLPYPASAESLWRDDHLYDAVVDIAWNRGPRIPGRGSAIFLHIARSGFSPTEGCVAVDANAIRRLLAVIGPHTRLIIH; from the coding sequence ATGAAGCGCACAACAATTCCTGTTGTCCACGTCTACGCCTCTCCTCTCGATCGCACCCGCGGGGTCGTCGTCGCGGGGGCGTTGCATCTGCCCTGTGCATTGGGGCGCTCCGGCGTCGCGACTGTCAAACGCGAAGGCGATGGCCATACGCCGCGCGGACGCTTCCGGCTTCTCAGCCTCACCTATCGGGCCGATCACGGCCGCCGGCCCCGCTCGGGCCTTCCCACGCGCGTGACTCGCAAGAGCGATGGGTGGTGCGACGCGCCGGGCGACCGCCGCTATAATTGCCCGGTCGTCCTTCCCTATCCCGCCAGCGCCGAGAGCCTATGGCGCGACGATCATCTCTATGATGCCGTGGTGGATATTGCCTGGAACCGCGGGCCGCGGATTCCCGGCCGCGGTAGCGCCATCTTCCTGCATATCGCGCGATCCGGCTTCAGTCCAACGGAGGGCTGTGTGGCAGTTGATGCGAACGCCATCCGCCGGCTTTTGGCCGTGATCGGCCCTCATACCCGCCTCATCATCCATTGA
- a CDS encoding HAD-IA family hydrolase, whose translation MPPATLLFDLDGTLVNTDHLHWRAFQDLLGDFDRTMEWDVFERDIIGRANADIMVGLFPELPIAEHERLAAAKEALFRSKVEGLEPTPGLGDLLAFARAHGIGCAVVTNAPRDNAMLLLKGLKLDARFEAVVIADELPAQKPDPLPYLTGLEVLNGDARRALAFEDSRSGIKAATAAGILTVGLTTSLSEAALMDAGASLAVNDFTDPRLGSLIRDHLGIG comes from the coding sequence ATGCCCCCCGCCACGCTTCTGTTCGACCTCGACGGCACGCTCGTGAACACGGATCATCTGCACTGGCGGGCCTTTCAGGATCTGCTGGGCGATTTCGATCGCACCATGGAGTGGGACGTGTTCGAGCGCGATATCATCGGGCGCGCCAATGCTGACATCATGGTGGGCCTGTTTCCCGAGCTCCCGATCGCCGAGCATGAGCGCCTTGCGGCCGCCAAGGAGGCCCTGTTCCGCAGCAAAGTTGAGGGACTCGAGCCGACGCCCGGGCTGGGTGATCTGTTGGCCTTTGCTCGTGCACATGGCATCGGCTGCGCCGTCGTCACTAACGCGCCGCGCGATAACGCGATGCTCCTCCTGAAGGGTCTGAAGCTCGATGCCCGTTTCGAAGCGGTGGTCATCGCCGATGAACTCCCTGCCCAGAAGCCCGATCCCTTGCCGTATCTCACCGGGCTTGAGGTCCTGAACGGCGACGCGCGACGCGCTCTTGCCTTCGAGGATTCTCGCTCCGGCATCAAGGCTGCCACGGCGGCCGGCATCCTGACTGTCGGCCTGACGACGTCGCTCAGCGAAGCGGCCTTGATGGACGCCGGGGCCTCACTTGCCGTGAACGATTTCACGGATCCACGGTTGGGAAGCCTCATTCGCGACCATCTTGGAATAGGTTAG
- a CDS encoding response regulator transcription factor, which translates to MPSARHLLIVDDEQDLRETLAEQLALVEEFTVATAANATEAIASVAAGRVDLVIMDVGLPDKDGRDAVKIMREAGFRAPIIMLTALGGDSDTVQGLEAGANDYVVKPFKFAVLLARIRAQLRQHEASEDAVFSIGPYTFRPSAKLLVNARGSKLKLTEKETAILRFLYRADQKVVGRDTLLAEVWGYNAGVTTHTLETHIYRLRQKIEEDPSEARILVTEAGGYKLIP; encoded by the coding sequence ATGCCCAGTGCTCGCCACCTCCTGATTGTGGACGACGAGCAGGATCTCCGTGAGACTCTCGCGGAGCAGCTCGCGCTTGTTGAGGAATTCACCGTCGCAACCGCGGCGAATGCCACGGAAGCCATCGCATCCGTCGCGGCCGGCCGGGTTGATCTCGTGATCATGGATGTCGGTCTGCCCGACAAAGATGGGCGTGATGCTGTCAAGATCATGCGGGAAGCCGGTTTCCGCGCACCGATCATCATGCTCACCGCGCTCGGTGGCGATTCGGATACTGTTCAGGGACTGGAAGCCGGCGCCAACGACTACGTGGTGAAGCCTTTCAAATTCGCGGTGCTGCTCGCACGCATCCGCGCACAGCTTCGCCAGCACGAGGCCAGCGAGGACGCCGTTTTCTCCATCGGCCCCTATACGTTCCGGCCCAGCGCGAAACTTCTGGTCAATGCCCGCGGCTCAAAACTGAAGCTGACTGAAAAGGAAACCGCCATCCTGCGCTTTCTTTACCGGGCCGATCAGAAGGTTGTCGGCCGCGATACCCTTCTCGCAGAGGTCTGGGGCTATAACGCCGGAGTGACCACCCACACGCTGGAAACGCATATTTATCGGTTGCGGCAGAAGATCGAGGAGGATCCTTCCGAGGCCCGGATCCTCGTGACCGAAGCTGGCGGGTATAAGCTGATCCCGTAG